Proteins from one Halovivax limisalsi genomic window:
- a CDS encoding nucleoside phosphorylase: MTDGDDARADSEDPNADVQYHLEVGPDDVAETVLLPGNPERIDRIVDCWDEYEHVARHREYRTATGRYDGAPVTTTSTGIGSPSAAIAVEELARVGCETFVRVGSCGAIQPDVSVGDLVITTGAVRQEGTSDEYVREDYPAVANHEVVAALVAAAERLGYDHHTGLTASTDSFYAGQGRPGFEGFEAAGSEDLLDDLAAANVTNVEMEASAILTLANVYGLRAGAVCTVYADRNGGEFSVTGETRAAETASLAAALLAQMDTQKAEAGVTDWHADLSIE, from the coding sequence ATGACCGACGGCGACGACGCGCGCGCCGACAGCGAGGATCCGAACGCGGACGTCCAGTACCACCTCGAGGTGGGACCCGACGACGTCGCGGAGACCGTCCTGCTTCCCGGCAACCCGGAGCGAATCGACCGCATCGTCGACTGCTGGGACGAGTACGAACACGTCGCCCGGCACCGCGAGTATCGCACGGCGACCGGCCGCTACGACGGAGCGCCCGTTACGACCACCTCGACCGGTATCGGCAGCCCCTCGGCCGCGATCGCCGTCGAGGAACTCGCCCGCGTCGGCTGCGAGACGTTTGTCCGCGTGGGCTCCTGCGGCGCGATCCAGCCCGACGTCTCGGTCGGCGACCTCGTCATCACGACCGGGGCCGTCCGCCAGGAGGGAACCAGCGACGAGTACGTCCGCGAGGACTACCCCGCCGTCGCGAATCACGAGGTCGTCGCCGCCCTCGTCGCCGCCGCGGAACGCCTCGGCTACGACCACCACACCGGCCTCACCGCGAGCACCGACTCCTTCTACGCCGGGCAGGGCCGGCCCGGATTCGAGGGCTTCGAAGCCGCCGGTTCCGAGGACCTGCTCGACGATCTCGCCGCGGCCAACGTCACCAACGTCGAGATGGAAGCCAGCGCGATCTTGACCCTGGCGAACGTCTACGGACTGCGCGCCGGCGCCGTCTGCACCGTCTACGCCGACCGCAACGGGGGCGAATTCAGCGTCACCGGCGAGACGCGAGCGGCCGAAACCGCCTCGCTCGCGGCCGCTCTACTCGCCCAGATGGATACACAAAAGGCGGAGGCGGGCGTTACGGACTGGCACGCCGACCTCTCGATCGAGTGA
- a CDS encoding DUF488 domain-containing protein: protein MSDTGDAGGSADAADGAPVGGLLSDTYVAALQHDLVELPPETTRIGVVRDPTPWFHGSVDENLQPLGPPRDLLDETKQAETDLKRRGICDEEAHNAAWEETDFASRYRAHLQSSDAAGDAVDDLLARLDSGESIALVCFENTSNKRCHRTILHDHLEAERRQDG, encoded by the coding sequence ATGTCCGACACCGGGGATGCGGGCGGTTCGGCGGACGCCGCGGATGGGGCACCGGTCGGTGGCTTGCTCTCCGACACGTACGTCGCCGCGCTGCAACATGACCTGGTCGAGTTGCCGCCCGAGACGACCCGTATCGGCGTCGTCCGGGACCCGACGCCGTGGTTCCACGGGTCAGTCGACGAAAACCTCCAACCGCTCGGCCCGCCGCGGGACCTGCTAGACGAGACGAAGCAGGCCGAGACCGACCTGAAGCGCCGCGGCATCTGCGACGAGGAAGCGCACAACGCCGCCTGGGAGGAGACGGACTTCGCGTCGCGGTACCGCGCGCACCTGCAGTCGTCCGACGCCGCGGGCGACGCCGTCGACGACCTGCTCGCGCGCCTCGACTCGGGCGAATCGATCGCGCTCGTCTGCTTCGAGAACACGTCGAACAAGCGGTGTCACCGGACGATCCTGCACGACCACCTCGAAGCCGAACGGCGCCAGGACGGCTGA